A window of the Hypanus sabinus isolate sHypSab1 unplaced genomic scaffold, sHypSab1.hap1 scaffold_336, whole genome shotgun sequence genome harbors these coding sequences:
- the LOC132388490 gene encoding zinc finger protein 585A-like: MAHQRVHTRERLFTCSDCGKRFTQSSQLLRHQSVHTGDRPFTCSDCGKGFISSYQLLRHQSVHTGVWLFTCSDCGKRFTELSRLKIHQRVHSGERPFNCSDCGKGFAQSSQLKVHQRIHTGEKPFTCSDCGKAFTSSAHLLRHQSVHTGERPFTCSDCGKGFTSSYKLLKHQSVHTGEWPFTCSDCGKGFSELPQLKVHQRVHTGERPFTCSDCGKGFASSSHLKIHQRVHTGERPFTCSDCGKGFTQTSQLKAHQGVHTGEWAITCSDCGKGFTCSSHLKVHQRVHTGEKPFTCSDCGKGFGQSSQLKAHQGVHTGEWPITCSDCGKGFTSSSHLKIHQRVHTGEKPFTCSVCGKGFTQLSQLKAHQGVHSGEWPITCSDCGKGFASSSHLKIHQRVHTGERPFTCSDCGKGFISSSHLKIHQRVHTGESPFTCSDCGKGFTSSSHLKIHQRVHTGERPFTCSDCGKGFTQ; this comes from the coding sequence atggctcaccagcgagttcacactcgggagcggctgttcacctgctcggactgtgggaaacgattcactcagtcatctcagttactgagacaccagtcagttcacactggggacaggccattcacctgctcagactgtgggaaaggattcatttcatcatatcagttactgagacaccagtcagttcacaccggagtgtggctgttcacctgctcagactgtgggaagcgattcactgaaTTATCtcgactgaagatacatcagcgagttcactccggagagaggccattcaactgctcagactgtgggaagggattcgctcagtcatctcaactgaaggtacaccaaagaattcacactggggagaagccgttcacctgttcggaCTGTGGCAAGGCATTCACTTCATCAGCTCacttactgagacaccagtcagttcacactggggagaggccattcacctgctcagactgtgggaaaggattcacttcgtcatatAAGTTACtgaaacaccagtcagttcacactggagagtggccattcacctgctcagactgtgggaagggattctccgaATTACctcaacttaaggtacatcagcgagttcacactggagagaggccattcacctgctcagactgtgggaagggatttgcttcgtcatcccatctgaagatacatcagcgagttcacactggagagaggccgttcacctgctcagactgtgggaaaggattcactcagacatctcaactgaaggcacaccagggagttcacaccggagagtgggcaatcacctgctcggactgtgggaagggatttacttgctcatcccatctgaaggtacatcagcgagttcacactggagagaagccattcacctgctcagactgtgggaaaggattcggtcagtcatctcaactgaaggcacaccagggagttcacaccggagagtggccaatcacctgctcagactgtgggaagggattcacttcgtcatcccatctgaagatacatcagcgagttcacactggagagaagccgttcacctgctcagtctgtgggaaaggattcactcagttatctcaaCTGAAGGCACACCAGGGAGTTCACAGCGGAGAGTGGCcaatcacctgctcagactgcgggaagggattcgcttcgtcatcccatctgaagatacatcagcgagttcacactggtgagaggccgttcacctgctcagactgtgggaagggattcatttcgtcatcccatctgaagatacatcagcgagttcacactggtgagagtcccttcacctgctcagactgtgggaagggtttcacttcgtcatcccatctgaagatacatcagcgtgttcacactggtgagaggccgttcacctgctcagactgtgggaaaggattcactcaa
- the LOC132388500 gene encoding zinc finger protein 239-like codes for MAHQRVHTRERPFTCSDCGKRFTRSSQLKAHQRVHTGERPFTCSDCGKGFTQSSDLLTHQSVHTGERPFTCSDCGKGFTQSSALMAHRRVHTGERPFTCSNCGKRFTRSSQLKVHQRVHTGERPFTCSDCGKGFTRSSNLMAHQQIHTGERPFTCSDCGKGFTCSSQLKVHQRVHTGERPFTCSECGKRFTWSSQMKVHQRVHTGERPFICSDCGKGFICSSQLKVHQSVHTGERLYTCSVCGKGFTRSSQLLRHQSVHTGEWLFTCSDCGKGFTESSQLKVHQRVHTVERPFTCSDCGKGFTRSSDLLAHQRVHTGERPFTCSDCGKGFTRSSDLLAHQRIHTGERPFTCSDCGKGFTRSSKLKVHQRIHTG; via the coding sequence atggctcaccagcgagttcacaccagagagcggccattcacctgctcagactgtgggaagagattcactcggtcatcccaactgaaggcacatcagagagttcacactggagagagaccattcacttgctcagactgtgggaagggattcactcagtcatccgacctactcacacaccagtcagttcacactggcgaaaggccattcacctgctcagactgtgggaagggattcactcagtcgtccGCCCTAATGGCACACcgacgagttcacactggggagcggccgttcacctgctcgaactgtgggaagagattcactcggtcatcccaactgaaggtacatcagcgagttcacaccggggagaggccattcacttgctcagactgtgggaagggattcactcggtcatctaacctaatggcacaccagcaaattcacaccggggagaggccgttcacctgttcagactgtgggaagggattcacctgctcatcccaactgaaggtgcatcagcgagttcacaccggggagaggccgttcacctgctcagaatgtgggaagagattcacttggtcatcccaaatgaaggtacatcagagagttcacactggagagaggccgttcatctgctcggactgtgggaagggattcatttgctCATCCCAGCTGAaggtacaccagtcagttcacactggggagaggctgtacacttgctcagtctgtgggaagggattcacccggtcatctcagttactgagacaccagtcagttcacactggtgagtggctgttcacctgctcagactgtgggaagggattcactgaatcatctcaactgaaggtacatcagagagttcacactgtagagaggccattcacctgctcagactgtgggaagggattcactcgttcatccgacctactggcacaccaacgagttcacaccggggagcggccattcacctgctcagactgtgggaagggattcactcggtcatctgacctactggcacaccagcgaattcacaccggggagcggccattcacctgctcagactgtgggaagggattcactcggtcatctaagctgaaggtacatcagcgaattcacactgggtag